In a single window of the Leptospira sanjuanensis genome:
- a CDS encoding tetratricopeptide repeat protein — protein MQILEKEKTNDLWPEITLSSFAEKKLTPEETPIAEIVLPRRKKNEGPVPRNPEILRLKSKILEYFSGALNKVHSPFSSLRIDLLGEFRFQSDATSPFEEEGLSEREKNLLKIFFEELLDKALEEHQADPEVFQVLESFLLHEQELDEYLALTQVYDQDLPFVVEAKQLLALMGKIEYSESLMDKGSSRFQKYGALWKFGGLQVEDRETIYDLVVTGEEPGLLGLAWLLFKHETTGFRTVFPIERRVLSVIEHLSSEEKESFFKAYSSRHGYLENYFVLKRIRPREYRKAWLEGEKRKNGRSVLLGSLQENILASQDESLEKRYALLKENHLVYTLGPFELLILLNSTESSNVQKEIGGFSERLPDSYLTRRAKAALLFFKKEYENFLNSLEQCGRFRFSPEMLYLQGLALIEVGRSDEGIGILDSLLLKFPDSDYLRLVLERYKRQS, from the coding sequence ATGCAAATCCTGGAAAAAGAAAAAACGAACGATTTGTGGCCCGAGATCACTCTCTCCTCGTTCGCGGAAAAAAAATTAACTCCGGAGGAAACTCCGATCGCAGAGATCGTTTTGCCCAGACGCAAAAAGAACGAAGGTCCGGTTCCGCGCAATCCAGAAATCCTAAGACTCAAATCCAAAATTTTGGAATATTTTTCCGGCGCTCTCAACAAGGTTCATTCTCCTTTTTCCAGTTTGAGAATCGACTTGCTCGGAGAATTCCGCTTTCAATCCGACGCGACTTCTCCGTTCGAGGAGGAAGGTCTTTCCGAGCGCGAAAAAAATCTGCTGAAAATTTTCTTCGAGGAACTTTTGGACAAAGCCCTGGAAGAACACCAAGCCGATCCGGAAGTTTTTCAGGTTTTGGAATCCTTTCTTTTGCACGAACAGGAATTGGACGAATATCTCGCACTGACTCAGGTTTACGACCAGGATCTTCCGTTCGTAGTGGAGGCGAAACAGCTTCTCGCGCTCATGGGAAAAATTGAATATTCCGAATCTTTAATGGATAAGGGTTCGTCCCGTTTTCAAAAGTACGGCGCGCTCTGGAAATTCGGAGGTCTTCAGGTGGAAGATCGGGAAACGATCTACGATCTCGTCGTCACGGGGGAGGAGCCCGGGCTGCTCGGACTTGCGTGGCTTCTTTTCAAACACGAAACCACCGGATTTAGAACCGTGTTCCCCATCGAACGAAGGGTGCTTTCTGTGATCGAACATCTCAGTTCCGAAGAAAAGGAATCCTTTTTTAAGGCATATTCTTCCCGTCACGGTTATCTGGAGAACTATTTCGTTTTAAAAAGAATCCGTCCCCGCGAATACAGAAAGGCATGGCTCGAGGGGGAAAAACGGAAAAACGGAAGATCGGTTCTGCTCGGTTCCCTTCAGGAAAATATCCTCGCGAGCCAGGACGAGTCCCTCGAAAAACGTTATGCGCTCTTGAAGGAAAATCATCTCGTTTACACTCTCGGTCCTTTCGAACTTCTGATTCTTTTGAACTCCACGGAATCTTCGAACGTGCAAAAAGAGATCGGAGGTTTTTCGGAACGACTTCCGGATTCTTATCTTACGCGTAGGGCGAAAGCGGCGCTTCTCTTTTTCAAAAAAGAATATGAGAATTTTCTAAACTCTTTGGAGCAATGCGGGCGTTTCCGTTTTTCTCCCGAAATGTTGTATCTGCAGGGTTTGGCCTTGATCGAGGTCGGTCGGTCCGACGAGGGGATCGGAATTTTGGACAGTCTTCTTTTGAAATTTCCGGATTCGGATTATCTGCGTTTGGTTTTGGAGCGTTACAAGAGGCAGTCTTGA
- a CDS encoding type II toxin-antitoxin system VapC family toxin translates to MSYLIDTDIIIYSLKEHEKVHRNFLDKKNVSKSISVITYGELVYGAKKSQSREKNLATVYRIGELFPVVELTRGIIETFGELKAFLRKKGTAIDDFDLLIGSTALYLNYTMVTNNEKHFQKIPDLRIENWAK, encoded by the coding sequence ATGAGCTATTTGATTGATACCGACATCATCATTTACAGCTTGAAAGAACATGAAAAGGTTCATCGGAATTTTTTAGATAAAAAGAACGTTTCTAAATCGATTTCCGTAATCACATACGGTGAACTGGTCTATGGCGCCAAAAAATCCCAAAGTAGGGAAAAAAACCTGGCGACGGTTTACCGGATCGGCGAATTATTTCCCGTAGTAGAACTTACTCGAGGAATCATAGAAACGTTCGGAGAGCTGAAGGCATTCTTACGGAAAAAAGGAACCGCAATCGATGACTTCGATCTGTTAATTGGATCAACAGCCTTGTATCTGAATTATACGATGGTTACGAACAACGAAAAACATTTTCAAAAAATTCCGGATTTAAGAATCGAAAATTGGGCGAAGTAA
- a CDS encoding FitA-like ribbon-helix-helix domain-containing protein, whose product MANLQVRDIDDKLYESLRRRAEMEHRSISQEVVMIIQKHLQRDQLETELQTLEFLKLSNSWLDKREAKEIVKDLRSSRSKNKREKIIHELFD is encoded by the coding sequence ATGGCCAATCTGCAAGTGCGCGATATAGACGACAAACTTTACGAATCGTTGAGACGACGGGCGGAAATGGAACACCGATCGATCAGCCAGGAAGTGGTGATGATTATACAAAAACATCTTCAACGCGATCAACTAGAAACGGAATTACAAACGTTAGAATTTCTGAAACTTTCAAACTCATGGCTTGATAAACGGGAAGCAAAAGAAATCGTCAAAGATTTGCGCTCCTCGCGATCCAAAAACAAGCGGGAGAAAATCATTCATGAGCTATTTGATTGA
- a CDS encoding bactofilin family protein — MALVKNSSEVTNSTIGENSYFSGKFFINGSLKIDGKFEGKSLQAEQLYIGVTGKVKTNITAASVIIEGIVIGNITARNRVMLLPTSKILGDIRTPELIIQNGVILEGRCMISNDLKHSAKDLIDLEYSKDSLSVEKIFGKQSGAAKE; from the coding sequence ATGGCACTCGTTAAAAATTCATCCGAAGTTACGAACTCCACCATCGGAGAAAATTCCTACTTCAGCGGAAAATTCTTTATCAACGGATCTCTCAAGATCGACGGAAAATTCGAAGGTAAGTCCTTACAAGCGGAACAGCTTTATATCGGCGTTACCGGTAAGGTAAAAACCAACATCACCGCAGCCAGCGTTATCATCGAAGGAATCGTTATCGGGAACATCACCGCAAGAAACAGAGTGATGCTTCTTCCCACTTCTAAAATTCTCGGAGACATCCGCACTCCGGAGTTGATCATTCAGAACGGGGTGATCCTCGAAGGACGTTGTATGATTTCCAACGATCTCAAACACTCCGCGAAAGATCTGATCGATCTCGAATACTCGAAAGATTCTCTCAGCGTGGAAAAAATCTTCGGTAAACAATCCGGAGCCGCAAAAGAATAA
- a CDS encoding PdxA family dehydrogenase yields the protein MNRILITEGDPCGIGPEIFLHSLSLLKKISKSRPIVYFHSGKFPLPKEFVSISLTEVSGGSESISKMSVSETSSYASADSIAEASAHRSASAEIGTKGLFAVSHNVLSKKETASLKFGKPSSLSGKSALGSLSLAVEFQKMGGGDLITLPLSKEWVIASGASQFRGHTEFLAEEFNTKTFMLMSGKDLQVLPLTTHVPLVRVPEFLRQIDLGALADSILSCDKIDRKKPIAFLGLNPHAGEGGKVGKEEAEILEPMIAFLKKKGLKVEGPLSADSMFGESARKKFGLHLACYHDQGLIPFKMWEGKKGVNLTLGLPFIRVSPDHGTAFDIAGKGLADSTSFVECLHRVVGNRS from the coding sequence GTGAACCGGATCCTGATTACAGAAGGCGACCCTTGTGGAATCGGTCCGGAGATCTTCCTTCATTCCCTTTCTCTTTTAAAAAAAATCTCCAAATCCAGACCGATCGTTTATTTTCATTCGGGTAAGTTTCCGCTTCCGAAAGAATTCGTTTCGATTTCCTTGACTGAAGTTTCGGGTGGATCGGAGTCGATTTCGAAAATGTCCGTTTCGGAAACTTCTTCGTATGCGTCGGCCGATTCTATCGCCGAAGCGTCCGCGCACCGATCCGCGTCGGCCGAAATCGGAACGAAAGGATTGTTTGCGGTTTCGCACAACGTTCTTTCCAAAAAGGAAACCGCTTCCTTGAAGTTCGGAAAACCTTCGTCGTTGTCCGGCAAATCGGCGTTAGGTTCTCTTTCTCTCGCTGTCGAGTTTCAGAAAATGGGAGGAGGCGATCTCATCACTCTTCCTTTGAGCAAGGAATGGGTGATTGCGTCCGGGGCTTCGCAGTTCCGCGGTCATACCGAATTCTTAGCCGAAGAATTCAATACGAAAACGTTTATGCTCATGTCCGGTAAGGATCTGCAGGTTCTTCCTTTGACGACTCACGTTCCTTTGGTGCGTGTTCCCGAGTTCTTAAGACAAATCGATCTCGGCGCTCTTGCGGACTCGATTCTTTCCTGCGATAAGATCGACCGCAAAAAGCCGATCGCGTTTTTGGGTTTAAACCCGCACGCGGGCGAAGGCGGCAAGGTTGGAAAGGAAGAAGCGGAAATTTTAGAGCCGATGATTGCGTTTTTGAAAAAGAAGGGTTTGAAGGTGGAAGGACCTTTGTCCGCAGATTCCATGTTCGGCGAATCAGCAAGAAAGAAGTTCGGTCTGCATCTGGCTTGTTATCACGATCAAGGTTTGATTCCGTTTAAAATGTGGGAAGGAAAGAAGGGGGTGAATCTTACCTTGGGCCTTCCGTTTATCCGAGTTTCTCCCGATCACGGAACCGCGTTCGACATAGCCGGGAAAGGGCTTGCAGATTCAACCAGCTTTGTAGAATGTCTGCATCGAGTCGTCGGGAATCGTTCGTGA
- a CDS encoding tetratricopeptide repeat protein: MNPLYLQSFGESEEAKKHFLTAYEYQTKGNLKLASKYYRLSIAAKPTAEAWTFLGWSYSLAGRLDRAIEFCKKAIETDPTLGNPYNDIGVYLLQQKRYQEALPWFERAKSAPRYEVPVYPYFNAGSCLEILGHIELARLEYEKAIAIQPNYPPANLALKRIYIRYN; this comes from the coding sequence ATGAATCCACTCTACTTACAGTCCTTCGGCGAATCGGAAGAGGCGAAGAAACATTTCTTGACCGCCTACGAATATCAAACGAAAGGAAATCTCAAGCTCGCTTCCAAATATTATCGTTTGTCCATCGCGGCCAAGCCGACGGCCGAGGCTTGGACGTTTTTGGGTTGGTCTTATTCCTTGGCGGGAAGGTTGGATCGTGCCATTGAATTCTGCAAGAAGGCGATCGAAACCGATCCTACATTAGGAAATCCTTATAATGATATCGGCGTTTATCTGCTTCAGCAAAAACGCTATCAGGAAGCCCTTCCTTGGTTTGAACGGGCGAAGTCCGCTCCGCGGTACGAGGTGCCGGTCTATCCGTATTTTAACGCGGGTTCCTGTCTGGAAATTTTAGGTCATATCGAATTGGCGCGTTTGGAATACGAAAAGGCGATCGCCATTCAGCCGAATTATCCTCCTGCGAATCTGGCTCTGAAACGGATTTATATTCGATACAATTAA
- a CDS encoding helix-turn-helix transcriptional regulator, producing MFKSLHSPEAKIFCKNLIAARKEADLTQLEIAKLLGEPQSYISKIESGERRLDVIEFWRIFKILKKPYDYYFQFEEKQDLSEKRSKTLKAASSKRKKK from the coding sequence TTGTTTAAGTCTCTTCATTCCCCCGAGGCGAAAATCTTTTGCAAGAATTTAATCGCCGCCCGAAAAGAAGCCGATCTCACACAACTCGAGATCGCGAAACTTTTGGGAGAACCGCAATCCTATATTTCCAAAATTGAATCCGGTGAACGCAGACTCGATGTGATTGAATTCTGGAGAATTTTCAAAATCCTCAAAAAACCCTACGACTATTACTTTCAGTTCGAGGAAAAACAGGATCTTTCCGAGAAAAGATCCAAAACCTTAAAGGCCGCGAGCAGCAAACGGAAGAAGAAGTGA
- a CDS encoding MraY family glycosyltransferase: MEPTSHFWNPGILSVLLFFITAILSWMYLQSDTFGISDVSNERSMHVGTTKKSGGIWIFLSVFSIALVWFGGFENAEDKILFFFAGLLFFFVIGLADDLLSLGAGIRLFLEIAFLIFFFGFVPVRFVFLGIDLSGIPGASTAVLIVYVLFVVNVCNFMDGLDTYLVSHFLLAVLSFSFLFHSFLPAFYLWICAGLFGFLIFNLPKAHLFMGDAGSLPLGYAIAVLPLLFIHEKNWVQFELTSTFFLLPVFFVDGILTILLRLKDGENILKAHRRHLYQLVAVRTEHKGLVSIAFTLANLPAMFFFGIHREFGIPGSVVFWVCLGVYVVAYFVIWNRVRPSKKRS; encoded by the coding sequence GTGGAACCGACCTCACATTTCTGGAATCCGGGTATCCTTTCCGTTCTTTTGTTTTTTATCACGGCGATTCTTTCCTGGATGTATTTGCAATCCGATACGTTCGGAATTTCGGACGTCTCCAACGAAAGAAGCATGCACGTCGGAACGACCAAAAAGTCAGGAGGAATCTGGATCTTTCTGAGCGTCTTTTCGATCGCTCTCGTTTGGTTCGGAGGATTCGAGAACGCGGAAGACAAGATTCTCTTTTTCTTTGCGGGACTTTTGTTCTTTTTCGTCATCGGACTCGCGGACGATCTGTTATCGCTCGGAGCGGGAATCCGTTTGTTTCTGGAAATCGCGTTCTTGATTTTCTTTTTCGGTTTTGTTCCGGTTCGTTTCGTATTTTTAGGAATCGATTTGAGCGGGATCCCGGGTGCGTCGACGGCGGTCTTGATCGTCTATGTGCTGTTCGTCGTAAACGTATGCAACTTCATGGACGGGCTCGACACGTATCTCGTGTCTCACTTTCTACTCGCCGTCTTATCGTTTTCATTTTTATTTCATTCTTTTCTGCCCGCATTTTATCTTTGGATCTGCGCCGGATTGTTCGGATTTTTGATCTTCAATCTTCCCAAAGCGCATCTGTTTATGGGAGACGCAGGCTCGCTGCCTCTCGGTTATGCGATCGCCGTTTTGCCGTTGCTTTTTATCCATGAAAAGAATTGGGTTCAGTTCGAATTAACGTCGACCTTCTTTTTATTGCCCGTGTTCTTTGTAGACGGAATCCTAACGATTCTTTTGCGGTTGAAGGACGGGGAGAATATTCTCAAAGCGCACAGAAGACATCTCTACCAGCTCGTAGCAGTGAGAACGGAACACAAAGGACTCGTGTCGATCGCGTTCACGTTAGCGAATCTTCCCGCGATGTTTTTTTTCGGAATTCATAGAGAATTCGGAATTCCGGGAAGCGTCGTTTTCTGGGTTTGTCTCGGTGTTTACGTTGTTGCGTATTTCGTCATCTGGAATCGAGTGAGGCCGTCTAAAAAACGCTCGTGA
- the dapA gene encoding 4-hydroxy-tetrahydrodipicolinate synthase, whose product MFQGVYTAIITPFKNGKIDYDSYFKLLEKQIKAEVSGVVPCGTTGESPTLSHSEHAELIRETVKVVKNRIQVVAGTGSNSTREAIELTEAACKDGVDGILSVNPYYNKPTQEGLFQHFKEIAEHSSVPVMLYNIPGRTSVNLLPETVLRLSEVKHIRSMKEATGDLGQMSKLISLVGHKMTVLSGDDNLTLPLLAVGGVGVVSVVSNLFPKALVQLVNAFHEGNLAEARRIHYDFLDVFSLAFMETNPIPIKAAMSWFGHCSPEIRLPMTPLSQNETSAKFKKALEGLKEKGYE is encoded by the coding sequence ATGTTCCAGGGCGTTTACACAGCAATCATCACACCTTTCAAAAACGGAAAAATCGACTACGACAGTTACTTCAAGCTTCTGGAAAAACAAATCAAGGCAGAGGTCAGCGGAGTTGTTCCTTGTGGGACAACGGGAGAATCTCCGACTCTTTCCCATTCCGAACACGCGGAGTTGATCCGCGAAACCGTCAAGGTCGTCAAGAATCGGATTCAAGTCGTCGCGGGAACGGGTTCCAATTCCACAAGAGAGGCGATCGAACTCACCGAGGCGGCGTGCAAGGACGGAGTCGACGGAATTCTTTCCGTAAATCCCTATTACAACAAACCGACTCAAGAAGGGCTGTTTCAGCACTTCAAAGAGATCGCGGAACATTCTTCCGTGCCTGTGATGCTTTATAACATTCCGGGAAGAACGTCGGTGAATCTTCTTCCCGAAACCGTGCTTCGACTCAGCGAAGTCAAACATATCCGTTCGATGAAAGAAGCGACCGGAGATTTGGGGCAGATGTCCAAGTTGATTTCGCTCGTCGGTCATAAGATGACCGTTCTTTCCGGAGACGACAATTTGACTCTTCCTCTTTTGGCTGTCGGCGGAGTAGGCGTCGTGTCGGTGGTTTCCAATTTATTTCCAAAGGCGCTCGTACAACTCGTCAACGCGTTTCACGAAGGAAATCTTGCGGAAGCCAGAAGAATTCACTACGATTTTCTGGACGTCTTTTCTCTTGCGTTTATGGAAACCAATCCGATTCCGATCAAGGCGGCGATGAGTTGGTTCGGACATTGTTCTCCCGAAATCCGTCTTCCGATGACCCCTCTTTCTCAAAATGAAACGAGCGCGAAATTTAAAAAGGCTCTTGAAGGTCTGAAAGAAAAAGGATACGAATAA
- the dapB gene encoding 4-hydroxy-tetrahydrodipicolinate reductase: MSEQKFQIALIGGSGRMGRAIITVLSASSKSSLSSAVVSGGSVFHGMDSGLHSGVKQNGVDFTSDVDAAVKSADCVIDFSTHQTLDLTLKACLTHKKPVVIGTTGLTELQKDSVRVASKEIAIVYSPNMSIGVNLLFKLTEIAAKVMGEISDIEIQDIHHRHKKDAPSGTAEKLKSILLETLGRTEKNVVHGRHGILKERDPKEIGIHTLRAGEVIGDHTVYFFTPEERIEITHKAQDRKTFAVGSVHAAEFLVGRKPGLYDMFSVLGL; encoded by the coding sequence ATGTCGGAACAAAAATTTCAGATCGCTCTGATCGGAGGATCGGGAAGAATGGGACGCGCCATCATCACGGTGCTTTCCGCTTCTTCCAAATCTTCTCTTTCTTCCGCCGTTGTCAGCGGCGGTTCCGTATTTCACGGAATGGATTCCGGTCTGCATTCCGGGGTCAAACAAAACGGAGTCGATTTTACTTCCGATGTCGACGCGGCCGTGAAAAGCGCGGACTGCGTGATCGATTTCAGTACGCATCAGACTTTGGATCTTACTCTGAAAGCGTGTCTAACGCACAAAAAACCGGTCGTCATCGGAACGACCGGCCTTACGGAACTGCAAAAAGATTCCGTCCGAGTGGCGTCCAAAGAAATCGCGATCGTATATTCACCGAACATGTCGATCGGAGTGAACTTATTGTTTAAGTTAACCGAAATTGCGGCCAAGGTGATGGGAGAAATCTCGGACATCGAAATTCAGGACATTCATCATCGTCATAAAAAGGACGCGCCGTCCGGAACGGCCGAAAAATTAAAGAGCATTCTTCTCGAGACCTTGGGAAGAACGGAAAAGAACGTGGTACACGGAAGACACGGAATTTTAAAGGAAAGAGATCCCAAGGAAATCGGAATTCATACCTTGCGCGCGGGAGAAGTGATCGGAGATCACACCGTTTATTTTTTCACTCCCGAAGAAAGAATCGAGATCACGCACAAAGCGCAGGATCGCAAAACCTTCGCGGTGGGAAGCGTTCATGCCGCGGAATTTTTAGTCGGACGCAAACCCGGTTTGTATGATATGTTTTCCGTTTTAGGACTGTAA
- the cdaA gene encoding diadenylate cyclase CdaA yields MFFFKNISLFPLGKNPLVIVVDVLIVSVLIYQFYTTIRRTRGIQLLLGVALIWLLGIFASTFELELLDWIIENIRPALVFAIIVLLQPELRKITADLSRMKIFQPFLLKQTTDLEAISEAVKIMAKNKTGSLIAIVRENSLKDIIDQSVQLDAIISTSLLITIFKKNSALHDGAVIIEQNRIACAGAFLPMTQNLDDARMGARHRAAIGISEESDSIVIVTSEETGEISVCYDGEMTHPVKPIELKNFVNTILQKSETGSEKHNTTSSSSEEKTGEHR; encoded by the coding sequence TTGTTTTTCTTTAAGAACATATCTCTTTTTCCTCTCGGTAAAAATCCTCTCGTCATCGTCGTCGACGTCCTCATCGTAAGCGTTCTCATCTATCAGTTTTATACAACGATTCGAAGAACCAGAGGGATTCAGCTTCTTCTCGGAGTGGCCCTGATCTGGCTATTGGGAATCTTTGCGAGTACCTTCGAACTCGAGTTGCTCGATTGGATCATCGAGAATATCCGTCCGGCTCTTGTGTTCGCGATCATCGTATTGCTTCAACCCGAACTTAGAAAGATCACGGCGGATCTTTCCCGGATGAAAATCTTTCAGCCCTTTCTATTAAAACAGACGACCGACTTGGAGGCGATTTCCGAAGCCGTAAAGATTATGGCGAAGAATAAAACCGGATCTCTCATCGCCATCGTCCGAGAAAACAGTTTGAAAGACATCATCGATCAATCGGTGCAGCTCGACGCGATCATCTCCACGAGTCTGCTCATCACGATCTTTAAGAAGAATTCCGCGCTTCACGACGGAGCCGTGATCATCGAACAAAACCGGATCGCGTGTGCCGGCGCATTCTTACCGATGACGCAAAATCTCGACGACGCGAGAATGGGCGCAAGACACAGGGCGGCCATCGGGATTTCGGAAGAATCGGATTCCATCGTAATCGTAACCTCCGAGGAAACCGGAGAAATTTCCGTATGTTATGACGGAGAAATGACGCACCCGGTCAAACCGATCGAGTTGAAAAATTTCGTGAACACGATTTTGCAGAAGAGTGAAACCGGATCGGAAAAACACAACACAACGTCTTCTTCTTCCGAAGAAAAAACGGGAGAACACCGCTGA
- a CDS encoding CdaR family protein, with protein sequence MKRIFNNWQAKLGSLLLAIVFYVNLQNSKILVKEIHIPIEYPKLSGSLSVSRLSDKTVPVKVEGVREYVNYYSQFMKAHINAGELKAGENLVSVFRISGAPAGLRITRLKDKVKVIVESTSGRTLPIEVKFTGDLPPNYVKTSHFVSPSVVHVSGPPGVLEDLGKINIPPISLKDKTESFTIKHRLPDFPAAVKVRDNVKEVTVRVNIFASASNAGETLLLGIPIKCQSLDKNLEAEFSEPEVSVKLQSKTPLKSIQVIKGLSASVVCSHKYDPKTKKILPDNKPVFAKIRLNKAPSLKAVDILGVFPDRISILYKVKPDQSKTGGEDPDATEEENTIEPDSNPELIEEE encoded by the coding sequence TTGAAACGGATCTTCAACAACTGGCAGGCCAAACTCGGATCGCTTCTTCTTGCGATCGTGTTTTACGTGAATTTACAAAATTCTAAAATACTCGTAAAAGAAATCCATATTCCGATCGAATATCCCAAATTAAGCGGTTCTTTAAGCGTTTCCCGTCTTTCCGACAAAACCGTTCCGGTAAAGGTGGAAGGAGTGCGCGAATATGTGAATTATTATTCTCAGTTTATGAAAGCGCATATCAACGCGGGCGAACTCAAAGCAGGGGAGAATCTCGTTTCCGTTTTTCGGATTTCCGGAGCGCCTGCGGGACTTCGCATTACCAGACTCAAGGATAAGGTCAAGGTAATCGTAGAATCCACTTCCGGGAGAACCCTTCCGATCGAAGTGAAGTTCACGGGGGATCTCCCGCCGAACTACGTGAAGACGAGCCATTTCGTTTCACCTTCGGTGGTTCATGTCAGCGGTCCTCCCGGAGTTTTGGAGGATCTCGGAAAAATCAACATTCCTCCGATATCCCTCAAGGACAAAACCGAATCCTTTACGATCAAACATAGGCTTCCCGATTTCCCGGCGGCGGTGAAAGTGCGGGACAACGTAAAAGAAGTAACGGTCCGCGTGAATATCTTTGCAAGCGCGTCTAACGCGGGAGAGACCCTTCTTCTCGGAATTCCGATCAAGTGCCAAAGTTTGGATAAGAATCTCGAAGCGGAATTCTCCGAACCCGAGGTTTCCGTAAAACTACAATCCAAAACTCCGCTCAAGAGCATTCAGGTCATCAAGGGACTTTCGGCGAGCGTGGTCTGTTCTCATAAATACGATCCAAAGACAAAGAAGATTCTCCCGGACAACAAACCCGTATTCGCAAAGATCCGTCTCAACAAGGCTCCTTCTTTGAAAGCCGTGGACATTCTCGGCGTTTTCCCGGATCGAATTTCGATTTTGTATAAGGTCAAACCGGATCAAAGCAAAACGGGCGGAGAAGATCCGGACGCCACCGAAGAGGAGAATACGATCGAACCGGATTCCAATCCGGAACTGATCGAGGAAGAATGA
- the acpS gene encoding holo-ACP synthase — protein sequence MKISVGNDIVENSRIRDLLEKHGERFLKRVFSESEREYCSNRKDPIPHLSGRFCVKEAFIKAIEPGDKVILDMREIELFGKEFGKKELVLHGKSKELFLTKGYSGCSVSISHAENYSTAVVVLYKE from the coding sequence ATGAAAATTTCCGTCGGCAACGATATCGTAGAAAATTCCCGCATCCGCGACCTTTTGGAAAAACACGGGGAACGTTTTTTAAAACGGGTATTTTCCGAATCCGAACGGGAATACTGTTCCAATCGAAAGGACCCGATTCCTCATCTAAGCGGAAGGTTTTGCGTCAAGGAAGCCTTCATCAAAGCGATCGAACCCGGAGACAAGGTCATCCTCGATATGCGTGAAATCGAACTTTTCGGAAAGGAATTCGGAAAAAAAGAATTGGTACTCCATGGAAAATCCAAAGAATTGTTTCTTACCAAAGGTTACAGCGGTTGTTCGGTTTCGATCAGTCACGCTGAGAACTATTCGACCGCTGTCGTGGTGCTTTATAAGGAGTGA
- a CDS encoding tetratricopeptide repeat protein translates to MISETMKQTIQFYNEGLSLYKTRKFAEALEKFKKATELTPDDGPSKKYIGRCQAFITTPPPEDWDGVFEMKTK, encoded by the coding sequence ATGATCTCGGAAACGATGAAACAGACCATTCAGTTTTACAACGAGGGTTTGAGTTTGTACAAAACCAGAAAGTTTGCGGAAGCCTTAGAAAAATTCAAAAAGGCGACCGAGTTGACTCCGGACGACGGTCCTTCCAAAAAATACATCGGCCGATGCCAGGCATTCATTACAACTCCTCCTCCCGAAGACTGGGACGGGGTTTTTGAAATGAAAACGAAATAA
- a CDS encoding bactofilin family protein: MSKKTATRTARPITEYGAISTVLGKETSFSGILNFQKPLEISGEFQGEIESEGFLLVSEGAKVRANIKAGTVIVGGEITGNVIATQKLEMLSTGKVNGNIKTSKLQIADGVIFDGNCEMIQPNKD, translated from the coding sequence ATGTCCAAAAAAACAGCAACTAGAACCGCTCGTCCCATCACCGAATACGGAGCGATTTCCACAGTCCTCGGAAAAGAAACTTCCTTTTCCGGAATTCTGAACTTCCAAAAACCTCTCGAAATTTCGGGAGAATTTCAAGGTGAGATCGAATCCGAAGGATTTCTTCTCGTAAGCGAAGGCGCAAAGGTCCGTGCCAACATCAAAGCGGGGACCGTGATCGTGGGAGGGGAGATTACCGGAAACGTAATCGCGACTCAAAAGCTGGAAATGTTATCCACCGGAAAGGTGAATGGAAATATCAAAACTTCCAAATTACAAATCGCAGACGGAGTGATCTTTGACGGGAACTGTGAAATGATCCAGCCCAATAAAGATTGA